In Camelina sativa cultivar DH55 chromosome 17, Cs, whole genome shotgun sequence, the genomic stretch CGCTGATGGGGGTTTGGTGGATGAGAAACTCCTGTTCTTTGCGCAACAAGCCCAGAAACGTCGGGGCAAAGCTGGCAGAGCGAAGAACGTCATATTCTCAGAAGATAGAGGACGCTATATTAAGCCAATGCTTCCAAAGGTTTGCCCTCGAGATCAAACTCAATTTGGCTAGTTTAATTTAGTGTAGAGAGATGCCGTTGATTTTAGCCTTGGCTCCTTACTTGAATCAATTGCTATATATGAGCTAGCGTATTTACCTTAGGGGTTTCTTGGTATTTTCTGGAGCACTTTCGGTTGGACATTGCTAGTTAGCAAGGCTCTCAAATGGCCACTTGAGGCTAGTTAAATAGATGTGATCAGGCTCCCAAACATGCATAGTCCTTAACAAATTTCACTTTGACAGGGTCCAGTGAAAAGACTAGCTGTGGATGCAACACTTAGAGCAGCTGCACCATACCAGAAATTGCGCAGAGAGAAGGATATATTAGGAACTAGGAAAGTCTTTGTTGAGAAGACAGATATGAGGGCCAAAAGAATGGCAAGGAAAGCTGGAGCCCTGGTACTGAACCTTGTCCATGCATTACTTTGTACAAAATAACTTATACTTAAAACAGAAAGATGTTTGGCATGATAAATTTGACAGTTCCTTTGATAGAAGCTTcagtgaaaaatataaataatatatgattaCGCTTCTGTCTTACCATTGTTGTATGGCAGGTTATATTCGTGGTTGATGCAAGTGGTAGTATGGCATTGAATCGTATGCAAAATGCCAAAGGTGCTGCACTCAAACTACTTGCAGAGAGCTATACTAGCAGGGATCAGGTAAAGGTTACTCTTTTGAATAGTAAACATGCTTGTTGCTAGTTCAGATTAGATTTATACACCAGTGATTGGTTTAGGTTGCGATTATTCCTTTCCGAGGGGATGCTGCAGAAGTGCTTTTACCCCCTTCTAGATCAATTGCAATGGCAAGAAATCGTCTTGAGAGACTTCCCTGTGGTGGTGGTTCTCCTCTTGCCCATGGTTTAACAACGGTATGTCCAATATGATGGTTTTGTTTGTATGAATATCATTATTGTGTGTCAGCATAAtattaacaataatatttatatcCATATTAGGCAGTAAGAGTGGGACTTAACGCAGAGAAGAGTGGTGATGTCGGGCGCATAATGATAGTTGCAATAACCGATGGTCGAGCCAACATTACACTGAAAAGATCAACTGATCCGGAGTCTATTGCCGCAGATGCTCCTAGACCGACGTCCAAAGAATTGAAGGTAAACAGATTCTGCGGAACTCATAAAAGTGCAGATAGAAACGAGCTCTCTGTCCTTGATGCAGTGATTACAATtgcgtgttttttttttttggtgttgtttaGGATGAGATTCTGGAAGTTGCAGGGAAGATTTACAAGGCTGGGATGTCTCTTCTAGTGATTGATACTGAAAACAAGTTTGTTTCAACTGGTTTTGCCAAGGAGATCGCAAGAGTTGCTCAAGGTTTGTtctctctgtattttttttaccgAGCTATGTTTTGTTTAGATAATAAGCAGACAATAATCAacatttgtgtgtttgattgttCCGCACAggaaaatattattacttgCCAAATGCTTCAGATGCTGTTATCTCGGCCACCACAAGGGATGCGCTATCTGATCTGAAGAATTCTTGACTTGGTTTGTATGATTCTGGATCACAGTGTATAACTGTATATTCTAATTGTGCAATACAGTCACTAAACATAAACATGAAAAGTTTATAAgaaatgaaattttgttttaacatattctTTCAATGAATTTCCGATTTTATTCGGTTGGTCGGTAATTGATTATGCATTAGTGACATATCACTGCTATAAACGATTACGTACTTTAACGTAAACTTAGCAATAAACAGAGCCGAGCTCGAGTGTGAGCtaaagtgaagaagaagcagatgaaTAAGATAACCGGTATAATCCCGGTTTTTACTAAACCATACTCTAATTTTGAGGCAGATAAACCGGCCTGGACCGAATTAAAAGAAAACCGGACTTACCTACTTTGGAATTGGAggagagaaagaacaaagaagagttCAGATTTTCCCcaaagacgatgatgatgaaatctGTTTGCTCGATTTCAACAGCTCCATTGATTCGTTCGTCTCCATTTCAATCTCTTTCTCGGGCAAGCTTGAATCATCGATTTACCCTCAAGAGTCCAGCTTCGCTCTACTTATCCCATCCAACAACTACAAGTTGCTGTTTTTCAAACCCATGGAGTTCTCAGGAATCATTGGATTCCTCCCATGGTGGAATGTCGTCTAAGGAATCGATTAGTGTATTTGTAGGTGATTCGCTTAAAAACCTCAAGATGCAAGTAGGCAGCCCAGCTATTTCTCTGCATTCTATCAATCCGATAGCCAAGCTGAGTCTGAGTGATCAGGCATTTCTTCTCTTGGCCTTCATCGCTTGCACGGTAAAGGATTGTTGCCTCGTGTTTTGAtgtttactctttctttttgtgttgaTTTATTGATAAAGGTTTAGGCTTTTTGATCTCTTGATGGTCCTCTGTTATTACAGACTTCAGTGGCTTTTACAAGTCTTGTGGTTGCAGCCATTCCCACACTTCTGGTAAGCCTCCACATTTGTTACCACGTTTGTCTCAGTCCTGTTTCTTTAGCTATCTCTCCCCTGGAATGTAGTAATGAATGCTTCATCACTCAGTTTAATACTGTTTCAAGTAAATGGGTTGAGTATGAAAAACTATGTCACAGTCTATGtttaagttttaagtttaacACTAAAACCCTTAACTGTTGAATTCCACACTTCACTCTTGTTTGTATGTGTCCTAGCTTTGGTTCAGCTATAtgattgtttctctttttggaTTTGGCTTAACAAAGCATGGTGAATTTCGTTTCGATATGTATCTTTGCTCTTGGATTGGTATCTATCTATTCACTATATCGTATGTTTTACCCACCTTCAGGCCATGGGTAGAGCTGCAACTTCCTTTGCGAAGTTAGCTGATACAGCTCGGAAAGAACTCCCTAGTACCTTGGCAGCCGTAAGGCTCTCCGGCATGGAAATAAGTGATCTTACTCTTGAATTGAGTGATTTAAGGTGATCACTAAagctccttttttcttttacttttatcgCTTATGATCATCTCAACTCCACTACAAACAAGTAAACTCAAAATTGCCATCTGTCTGGAATAAGAAACTTTGTCTTATATAGCATCACAATGTAAATGGTTTCAGCCAAGAGATAGCTGATGGggtaaacaaatcagcaaaaGCGGTCCAAGCAGCTGAAGCTGGAATCAAACAGATTGGAACACTTGCACAGCAGCAAACTCTCTGTAAGCTTCTAATCTTTTGTCATGGTGGCAACATTTAGATTCGCTCaaaagatgatgatgttatgaTCTAATACTGACCGTGAACTTGAATTCAGCAATGATTGAAGAGAGAGCAAATTTACCAGAAATATCGCTGCAACCTGTAGTGGCTGGTGCAGCCGAGAAAACTTCTCAAGCAATTGGCAGTGTAACCAAGAGACTGATGAACATCATAACCGGAGGAgacaaggatgaagaagaagatacattAGGCATTTAGAAAGCTTTTATTTAGACTGTTCTTCTTTGTCCGTAGACTCCATTTAGGGAAACATAGAATCTATCATGAACAAGTCCTCCTTTAGTAGAATTTGGTATATTTTGTGAAAATCTGATGTGTAGTaagacacaaaagaaaaaattacagtTGAGTTTTATTTACTTCATCTTAAACGTAACAAACACAAGCCGACAagacaataaatataaaagaacaAAACGTTAGAGGACTGACTATGCAAATCGGGTAATATAATGGAGGGAAGCGAGATTGGGCCAAACAAGTAAATTACTCTCATTAGGCCCAAAGCAGGTGAAAGTCAGAAGACAAAGCTTTATCCTTTTccggtcttcttcttcatccgccATCACCAGTTTTTTCtcacacctctctctctctctctgtaatcTTCTCAACGGCCCCTTTCAATGGTCAGACTTGGCTTTCGAATTTAGCCAAGTGAACGAGCAtgtcttcttgtcttcttcctcagtTCAAGTGCCAACCTGATTCCTTCTCTATTCACTTCAGAACCTCTTTCTCCGTCTGTTAGtacttccttctccttctctctctctctaattcaCATTCTCATGTCCAATTTTGTATTGCTCCTCCAATTTCGGGTTCCAGATACGTTTTATCCATATGGGTTATTGTTAtttggatgtgatttttgatgcCTTTAGCTGTGATGCTAATTTCCTTGTAGTTGCTCTGTTCTTATCCGTTTGGGAATAATGCCTTAGGTGCTTAAGATGAATACTTTCTTAAGTTAGCCTTGACCTGGAAATTACAGTTTTTAGTCTCTATAGTGTTTGATTGTTCTAGCCTAGAGTTTGCATTACTTATTTGATTATGAAAATCCTTGTATTGAATAGTAGACAATTTTAATCTGACTATAGACTATATGTTGATTTGTCATGTCATTCTAATCAGTGTGATATCTCATATCTCAAATGCTCACAAATATGTGGATGTGATTTGATGGACAATGCAGCAAAGCAAAATAAGGGTTCAGTCTTCTTCCAACCGCAATGTGCAGTATCTACTTCTCCGGCATTATTAACTTCTACCCTTGATGTGGCAAAGCTTAGACTACCCTCTTTCGATACTGATTCAGATTCCCGTATATCAGACAGGCAATGGACTTATACAGGAACCATTGGTCCTTCCACTGAG encodes the following:
- the LOC104755034 gene encoding uncharacterized protein LOC104755034, which codes for MMMKSVCSISTAPLIRSSPFQSLSRASLNHRFTLKSPASLYLSHPTTTSCCFSNPWSSQESLDSSHGGMSSKESISVFVGDSLKNLKMQVGSPAISLHSINPIAKLSLSDQAFLLLAFIACTTSVAFTSLVVAAIPTLLAMGRAATSFAKLADTARKELPSTLAAVRLSGMEISDLTLELSDLSQEIADGVNKSAKAVQAAEAGIKQIGTLAQQQTLSMIEERANLPEISLQPVVAGAAEKTSQAIGSVTKRLMNIITGGDKDEEEDTLGI